In Corylus avellana chromosome ca2, CavTom2PMs-1.0, the following proteins share a genomic window:
- the LOC132172320 gene encoding GDSL esterase/lipase EXL3-like isoform X1, which translates to MKSSSQKPLSSSSNIVFSITIFIISLNTAGSAATMPKNEPVPAVIVFGDSIVDPGNNNNIDSLIKCNFPPYGRDFIGGQPTGRFSDGRVPSDLIAELFGVKKLLPAYLDPNLQLQDLLTGVSFASGGAGYDPLTAKIVLLLIHFNNQSVLSLSDQVEMFKDYIKKIKTAVGEDRTATLLSKGIFIVCTGSDDIANTYFSTPSRSAHYDIPGYIDLMVTSAASFFQELYGLGARRIGVLSIPSIGCVPSQRTLDGGIERGCFESANQAAILFNSKLSSQMDSLNRRLPDARLVYLDVYNPLLALIQNPAQYGFEVANKGCCGTGNIEVSILCNHFSPNTCSDASKYIFWDSYHPSEQAYKILTPLIINKHINEFF; encoded by the exons ATGAAGTCTTCCTCTCAAAaacctctttcttcttcctcaaacaTTGTTTTCTCCATCACCATTTTCATCATTTCCCTTAACACTGCAGGCAGTGCTGCAACAATGCCTAAGAATGAACCAGTTCCTGCAGTAATAGTCTTTGGAGATTCAATAGTGGATCCGGGCAATAACAACAACATTGACAGCCTCATCAAATGCAATTTCCCACCATATGGAAGGGATTTCATAGGAGGCCAACCAACTGGAAGGTTTAGCGATGGAAGGGTCCCCTCAGACCTCATAG CTGAATTATTTGGTGTAAAGAAGTTGTTGCCGGCTTATCTTGATCCGAATCTGCAGCTTCAAGACCTCCTTACTGGTGTAAGTTTTGCTTCTGGAGGTGCAGGATATGATCCCCTTACTGCTAAAATAGTG ttacttttGATTCATTTCAATAATCAGTCTGTCCTTTCACTATCGGATCAAGTAGAAATGTTCAAAGATTACATAAAGAAGATAAAGACAGCAGTAGGAGAAGACAGAACAGCAACTCTGTTGTCAAAAGGTATATTCATAGTGTGCACAGGGAGCGACGACATTGCCAATACTTATTTCTCCACACCGTCCAGGAGTGCACATTATGATATCCCTGGATATATTGATCTAATGGTTACATCAGCAGCAAGTTTCTTTCAA GAACTTTATGGACTGGGAGCAAGAAGGATAGGAGTACTAAGCATACCATCAATAGGGTGTGTGCCATCACAGAGAACACTGGATGGAGGCATAGAGAGAGGGTGTTTTGAGTCTGCCAACCAAGCAGCAATTCTTTTCAATTCAAAGCTCTCCTCCCAAATGGATTCCCTCAATCGAAGGCTTCCAGACGCTAGGCTTGTCTACCTTGATGTCTATAACCCCTTGCTTGCCCTTATCCAAAACCCTGCCCAATATG GATTTGAAGTGGCGAACAAAGGATGCTGTGGCACAGGGAACATAGAAGTCAGCATTCTATGCAACCACTTTTCACCAAATACATGTTCTGATGCCTCTAAATATATCTTTTGGGACAGTTACCACCCCTCAGAGCAAGCTTATAAGATCCTCACCCCTCTAATCATAAATAAGCACATAAATGAATTCTTCTGA
- the LOC132172320 gene encoding GDSL esterase/lipase EXL3-like isoform X2 produces MKSSSQKPLSSSSNIVFSITIFIISLNTAGSAATMPKNEPVPAVIVFGDSIVDPGNNNNIDSLIKCNFPPYGRDFIGGQPTGRFSDGRVPSDLIAELFGVKKLLPAYLDPNLQLQDLLTGVSFASGGAGYDPLTAKIVSVLSLSDQVEMFKDYIKKIKTAVGEDRTATLLSKGIFIVCTGSDDIANTYFSTPSRSAHYDIPGYIDLMVTSAASFFQELYGLGARRIGVLSIPSIGCVPSQRTLDGGIERGCFESANQAAILFNSKLSSQMDSLNRRLPDARLVYLDVYNPLLALIQNPAQYGFEVANKGCCGTGNIEVSILCNHFSPNTCSDASKYIFWDSYHPSEQAYKILTPLIINKHINEFF; encoded by the exons ATGAAGTCTTCCTCTCAAAaacctctttcttcttcctcaaacaTTGTTTTCTCCATCACCATTTTCATCATTTCCCTTAACACTGCAGGCAGTGCTGCAACAATGCCTAAGAATGAACCAGTTCCTGCAGTAATAGTCTTTGGAGATTCAATAGTGGATCCGGGCAATAACAACAACATTGACAGCCTCATCAAATGCAATTTCCCACCATATGGAAGGGATTTCATAGGAGGCCAACCAACTGGAAGGTTTAGCGATGGAAGGGTCCCCTCAGACCTCATAG CTGAATTATTTGGTGTAAAGAAGTTGTTGCCGGCTTATCTTGATCCGAATCTGCAGCTTCAAGACCTCCTTACTGGTGTAAGTTTTGCTTCTGGAGGTGCAGGATATGATCCCCTTACTGCTAAAATAGTG TCTGTCCTTTCACTATCGGATCAAGTAGAAATGTTCAAAGATTACATAAAGAAGATAAAGACAGCAGTAGGAGAAGACAGAACAGCAACTCTGTTGTCAAAAGGTATATTCATAGTGTGCACAGGGAGCGACGACATTGCCAATACTTATTTCTCCACACCGTCCAGGAGTGCACATTATGATATCCCTGGATATATTGATCTAATGGTTACATCAGCAGCAAGTTTCTTTCAA GAACTTTATGGACTGGGAGCAAGAAGGATAGGAGTACTAAGCATACCATCAATAGGGTGTGTGCCATCACAGAGAACACTGGATGGAGGCATAGAGAGAGGGTGTTTTGAGTCTGCCAACCAAGCAGCAATTCTTTTCAATTCAAAGCTCTCCTCCCAAATGGATTCCCTCAATCGAAGGCTTCCAGACGCTAGGCTTGTCTACCTTGATGTCTATAACCCCTTGCTTGCCCTTATCCAAAACCCTGCCCAATATG GATTTGAAGTGGCGAACAAAGGATGCTGTGGCACAGGGAACATAGAAGTCAGCATTCTATGCAACCACTTTTCACCAAATACATGTTCTGATGCCTCTAAATATATCTTTTGGGACAGTTACCACCCCTCAGAGCAAGCTTATAAGATCCTCACCCCTCTAATCATAAATAAGCACATAAATGAATTCTTCTGA
- the LOC132171525 gene encoding F-box protein At4g35930 — MGKASPKDRESRNSKRKKRIRSSSNKYLKPGTLAQLRYNKASAARSCTDLGRKRVAVLEAKKSESDLALEDNKSVDRSPLMLSPVNLVKQNYFLGTPKTPRVEDCESESRLELLPMDLLVKILCHLHHDQLRAVFHVSQRIRKAVVLARQFHFNYTTPDRSRQEMLRAMTPRPTEHWPFLSRGDGKGIWLPSPHTPKAPRHGPRPPSRLKFSEVRQVAAVLFPESAFPSRCMVPSALPKPLCKSLASNRVLFYEDELCHAVAQNKLR; from the exons atgGGTAAAGCGTCTCCAAAAGATAGGGAATCGAGGAATTCCAAGCGGAAAAAGCGAATACGGAGTTCGAGCAACAAGTATCTGAAGCCAGGTACGCTTGCTCAGCTTCGGTACAACAAGGCCTCGGCTGCAAGGTCCTGTACTGATCTTGGGAGGAAAAGGGTCGCGGTGTTGGAAGCCAAGAAGTCAGAGAGTGATCTGGCGCTTGAAGATAATAAGTCCGTTGATAGAAGCCCTTTGATGTTGTCGCCGGTGAATTTGGTTAAGCAGAACTATTTCCTGGGAACACCAAAGACACCTCGAGTTGAAGATTGTGAGTCTGAGTCCCGGCTTGAGTTGCTTCCAATGGATTTGCTG GTTAAAATACTTTGCCACTTGCACCACGACCAACTGAGGGCTGTTTTTCATGTTTCTCAAAGAATTAGAAAAGCT GTTGTGCTTGCAAGGCAATTCCACTTTAATTATACTACTCCTGATCGCTCTCGACAAGAGATGTTAAGAGCAATGACCCCACGGCCAACAGAACACTGGCCTTTTCTTAG CAGGGGAGATGGAAAGGGTATTTGGTTACCTAGCCCACATACCCCAAAAGCACCAAGGCATGGTCCTCGGCCACCTTCTCGTCTCAAATTCTCTGAGGTGCGGCAAGTTGCAGCTGTTCTATTCCCAGAATCAGCTTTTCCTTCGAGATGTATGGTTCCATCCGCTTTACCAAAGCCCCTGTGCAAATCCTTGGCTTCTAATCGAGTTCTATTCTATGAGGATGAGTTATGCCATGCTGTTGCTCAGAATAAACTTCgatga